A section of the Oncorhynchus gorbuscha isolate QuinsamMale2020 ecotype Even-year linkage group LG04, OgorEven_v1.0, whole genome shotgun sequence genome encodes:
- the mns1 gene encoding meiosis-specific nuclear structural protein 1 — protein MMASMSQWRNMKHSQQQRVISEFRRQEEQREDQTKCITKDRQMQANLMSEERLEKKRYLRKVQDELHESQIEDALIKAEEERIYKEKQLQQEERMAQELARISYEKLRDEKMRQYIKENSVELRELEGQLKSAYLNRERAAQIAEKESMRYETVRQEADIARKMKSEHERASMEQEKQEYKRYEEVVQYQQELEQQLEEKEHKRQEAYEEFLKEKLMVDEIVRKIYEEDQMERQLRLEKITATQRYIEEFKSQQTEWRLMEREKMEAENRRILEFASYQQHKEKSRMEKVREREQAKEHLHQMLTEKIEMERQQRDEMERVREELCLEEQAEAARQKQIEDMEKRIRQRLELQQTCQEQIAFKEMRRQAEKVEEEAFRQMMMAKFAEDDRIEQMNAQKRRMKQLEHKRAVEKLLEDRRQQYLADKEREAEERAMEQERETLRRQIIEEERQSLLKLHATKLLGYLPKGIFREDDLEHFDEDFRSNFQKRQADIFDEEGWGDDE, from the exons ATGATG GCTTCAATGAGCCAGTGGCGCAACATGAAGCACAGTCAGCAGCAGAGGGTGATCTCGGAATTTCGACGGCAGGAGGAGCAACGAGAAGACCAGACAAAATGCATCACTAAGGACAGACAAATGCAAGCCAATCTAATGAGTGAGGAGAGACTTGAAAAGAAGCGATACCTACGCAAGGTGCAAGACGAGCTGCATGAAAGCCAAATTGAGGATGCTCTCATCAAG gcagaggaggagagaatataCAAGGAAAAGCAACTGCAACAAGAGGAGAGAATGGCACAAGAACTGGCCCGCATCAGCTATGAAAAGCTTAGAGATGAAAAAATGAGGCAATATATAAAAGAGAACAG TGTTGAACTCCGTGAGTTGGAGGGGCAGCTCAAGTCTGCATACCTAAACCGGGAGAGGGCCGCACAGATTGCTGAAAAGGAGTCTATGAGATATGAGACAGTG CGTCAGGAGGCTGATATTGCTCGTAAGATGAAGAGCGAGCATGAGCGGGCCTCTATGGAGCAGGAGAAGCAAGAATATAAGCGCTACGAGGAGGTGGTGCAGTACCAGCAGGAGCTGGAACAGCAGCTGGAGGAGAAAGAGCACAAGAGACAGGAGGCTTATGAGGAGTTCCTCAAGGAGAAACTCATGGTTGACGAAATTGTCAGGAAGATCTATGAGGAAGATCAAAT GGAGAGGCAGTTAAGACTGGAAAAGATAACAGCCACTCAAAGGTACATAGAGGAGTTCAAGAGCCAGCAGACTGAGTGGAGACTGATGGAGCGGGAGAAGATGGAGGCTGAGAACAGACGCATCCTGGAATTTGCCAGTTACCAGCAGCATAAGGAGAAGAGCAGAATGGAGAAAGTCAGAGAACGAGAGCAGGCAAAAGAACATCTTCACCAGATG CTCACTGAGAAGATTGAAATGGAGAGGCAGCAGCGTGATGAGATGGAGCGTGTTCGTGAAGAGCTTTGTCTGGAGGAGCAAGCCGAAGCGGCAAGGCAGAAACAaatc GAAGATATGGAGAAGAGAATCAGACAGAGGCTGGAGTTGCAGCAGACCTGCCAAGAGCAAATAGCCTTCAAGGAAATGCGGAGGCAGGctgagaaggtggaggaggaggcctTCAGGCAGATGATGATGGCCAAGTTTGCTGAGGACGACCGCATAGAGCAGATGAATGCCCAGAAACGTCGCATGAAGCAGCTTGAGCACAAGAGGGCTGTGGAGAAACTGCtggaggacaggagacagcagtacCTGGCTGACAAG GAACGTGAGGCTGAAGAAAGAGCaatggaacaggagagggagacactgcGTCGACAGATCATTGAGGAGGAAAGGCAAAGCCTTCTCAAACTCCATGCCACAAAACTTCTGGGCTATCTACCTAAG GGCATATTCCGGGAAGATGACCTTGAACACTTTGATGAGGACTTCagaagcaatttccaaaagcgACAGGCTGACATCTTTGATGAAGAGGGCTGGGGAGATGATGAATAA